A segment of the Planktothrix serta PCC 8927 genome:
CGTCAACAGTCAACCGTCAACAATTAATATCAAGAAACTTTAACATCCACTTGAAGATGTCAAAAGTTTCTGTAACAATAAATACAGAAGCGAAAATATTTATAGGGGTAGTCCTGGGTAACAAACCTAATCTTGAGGATAGGCAGAAACCAGGGGGGATTGCTTTTTTGTTCAGTTTCAGCACGATGGAAACAGAGTTGATACTCACTCTCAGGAGTGTCAGGACTGTCCTTGGTGTCTGAACCCTCTTAAGGTGGAGTGTTTTTTATGAAAACTCAATGGCAAATTTATCGACAATTAGAGTTAATTCCTGATACCGTTTTATTACCTTCACCGGAAAAAGGAACATCAACGTTCTATAAAGGTGGACTGTGGCGAGGGTTGGTCAGCTATTGTACTCAAAATTTATCTGATCAACAAAAAATAAACCATCTCAAAACCTGTTTTCAACTTAACTATTCCGACCCTGATTTAACAGAAAAATTTAATTTTTTTCAAACGATTTGGCGAGTTTTAAATCAACCGATTAAACTGTCTCCGTTTTTCACTCAATCAGAACCTTATGTCTGGACAAGTTCTAATTCTTTAGGTCATATCCAATGGCATATTTATGATCCCAAAAATGGACAAACCTATGATTTAAACTCGGAAGAAGATGTTTTAGGTTGGTTAGAAAAACGGGAGCCTAATTAGGGAAGTTGACGATTTACGGTTAGCGGTTGATGTTAAAACCTAACGAGGTTTAATTCTTCTTAAGGATTGAATTGTATTAACAGTATGGTCTGCAACTTGTTTAATTTCTGCTTCTGTTGTGAACCGACCCAGACCAAAACGAATCGAAGCATAGGCTAAATTATCGGGATGACCTAATGCTTTTAAAACGTGAGAGGGTTCAATTTTTGTGGAGGTACAAGCGGAACCGGAAGACACTGCCATAATGGGTTGTAATCCTAATAATAAAGCTTGACCATCAACCCCTTCAATACTAATGTTTAAATTTCCGGCTAACCGTTGTTGCGGATGACCGTTTAAATAGATTCCTTCTAGGGTTGATAATTTTTGCCAAAGGGTTTCTCGTAATTGTATTAACCGTTGAGTTTCTGTTAACATTTGGGATAAGGAAAGTTCAATGGCTTTAGCAAATCCGACAATTTGAGGGGTGGGTAATGTTCCCGAACGCATTCCTCGTTCATGGCCGCCGCCGTGAAGTTGGGCTGCTAATTTTACTCTAGGGTGGCGACGCCGAACATACAACGCCCCGATGCCTTTTGGCCCATAAATTTTATGAGCCGTTAAAGACATTAAATCAATATTCATTTGTTGAACATCCAGAGGAATTTTACCAATAGCTTGAGCCGCATCTGTATGAAATAAAATTGAATGTTGATGACAAAGTTCTCCGATTTCTGCTAAGGGTTGAAGTACCCCAATTTCGTTATTGGCTGCCATAATAGAAACTAAAATAGTATCAGGACGAATGGCTATTTTAAGTTCGGCTAAATCCACAATTCCATCCGGTTGAACAGGAAGATAAGTAATTTCAAACCCCAACGTTTCTAAATAATGACAGGGATCGAGAATTGCGTTATGTTCAGTCAGAACTGTAATAATATGTCTACCTTTATTAAAATAAGCTTCAGCAACTCCTTTGATGGCTAAATTATTGGCTTCCGTGGCTCCACTGGTAAAAATAATTTCTTCTGGAGTGGCGTTAATCCCATTGGCAATAATTTCTCTGGCTTGCTTAATAGCGGCTTCAGCTTCCCAACCGTAAAGATGATTAATACTAGCAGCATTGCCAAAGTGTTCCGTAAAATAGGGAAGCAGAGTTGCTAAAACTTGAGGATCAAGGGGGGTTGTGGCGTTACAATCGAGATAAATTGGACGGGGAGACATGACAATTTTCAAGAATAAGGGATCAGTTTTAATGCTGTAATGTTTAAATTAAGTTTAACATAAATTTTAAATCAATTTTGATTTTTGATCACTCAAAAACCGTTTATATCCTATAATAGATAATAAAGTGGTATTGATGGCTAATAATTATATGACCGAACCCAAAAACGCTTTAAATCTGTTTCGGACTGCTTATGAACATCGGTATACTTGGGATGCTAACTTTCCCGGTTATCGTGCCGATATTGAACTCAAACAGGGAGATGAAGTCTACCTAGGTCATATTCAGATTCACCCTGATTTGAGTGTAGAAGTCACTGGAATTGCAGATGAAGACGTTAAGCAAAGCGTCTATACCCAACTCCGGGATATTATTACCCATCGCAAACGAAATTCCTTTGAACAAGCGCATGGAAAAAATAAATTTAGTTTAGGGAAAACCGATGATTCGGGGGCGATAGAAATTCTGGTTGAAGGTGATGCAATGGGGTCGAACTATTCGGTTCGGGGTGATGAAATTTGCCGCGTTAGTCGTGTGATGGGTCGGATGGGATTTGTGATTAACACCCACGAAAGTTTAGACACTGATCAAGGTTACATTGCCAGCCGTTATGATGTGGTATTCCGTAACCCTCAAACTCAAGAAATTATTCGAGAACTGGAGTTTGAAGATACCTTTGAAAAATTCGGGAACTATTACATTATGACTCGCCAAGTTATTCACTCCAAAGAAGCGGATAAGCTGATGACAACGGAGTTTAACTATTCCCAAGTCAAATTGCTTGAACCTGTTGCGGTTTAATCGAGATCATTGATTGATCCTATCGGATTAATTTATGATTTCAATCCCCTGCAAAGAACGCTAGAATTAAACTATCCAAAGACTATTTCTGCACAATTCACTGAAGGTAAACTATGACAACATTAGCACTCACTGAAGATAACGTAGAGACAGTTTTAGACGAATTACGCCCTTATCTGATGGCGGATGGGGGAAATGTGGAAATCGTTGAAATCGATGGCCCGATTGTTCAACTTCGATTACAAGGCGCCTGTGGGTCTTGTCCGAGTTCGACTATG
Coding sequences within it:
- a CDS encoding DUF3386 domain-containing protein gives rise to the protein MTEPKNALNLFRTAYEHRYTWDANFPGYRADIELKQGDEVYLGHIQIHPDLSVEVTGIADEDVKQSVYTQLRDIITHRKRNSFEQAHGKNKFSLGKTDDSGAIEILVEGDAMGSNYSVRGDEICRVSRVMGRMGFVINTHESLDTDQGYIASRYDVVFRNPQTQEIIRELEFEDTFEKFGNYYIMTRQVIHSKEADKLMTTEFNYSQVKLLEPVAV
- a CDS encoding NifU family protein; the encoded protein is MTTLALTEDNVETVLDELRPYLMADGGNVEIVEIDGPIVQLRLQGACGSCPSSTMTLKMGIERRLRERIPEISEVVAVA
- a CDS encoding IscS subfamily cysteine desulfurase; the encoded protein is MSPRPIYLDCNATTPLDPQVLATLLPYFTEHFGNAASINHLYGWEAEAAIKQAREIIANGINATPEEIIFTSGATEANNLAIKGVAEAYFNKGRHIITVLTEHNAILDPCHYLETLGFEITYLPVQPDGIVDLAELKIAIRPDTILVSIMAANNEIGVLQPLAEIGELCHQHSILFHTDAAQAIGKIPLDVQQMNIDLMSLTAHKIYGPKGIGALYVRRRHPRVKLAAQLHGGGHERGMRSGTLPTPQIVGFAKAIELSLSQMLTETQRLIQLRETLWQKLSTLEGIYLNGHPQQRLAGNLNISIEGVDGQALLLGLQPIMAVSSGSACTSTKIEPSHVLKALGHPDNLAYASIRFGLGRFTTEAEIKQVADHTVNTIQSLRRIKPR